Proteins from a single region of Harpia harpyja isolate bHarHar1 chromosome 14, bHarHar1 primary haplotype, whole genome shotgun sequence:
- the AXIN2 gene encoding axin-2 isoform X1, giving the protein MSSAVVLTHLPDPSSSFREDAPRPPVPGEEGEAPCPQLASSFLPKSQSFKAMPVPPAPRRNENGLGEPEGSASPDSPLARWTKSLHSLLGDQDGAYLFRTFLEREKCVDTLDFWFACNGFRQMDLKDTKTLRVAKAIYKRYIENNSIVSKQLKPATKTYIRDSIKKQQIDSIMFDQAQTEIQTVMEENAYQMFLTSDIYLEYVRSGGENPAYMNSNGLGSLKVVCGYLPTLNEEEEWSCADFKNKILPSVVGLSSKTLRVTATVRATETIENGYRSFKRNDPVNPYHVNSGYVFAPATSANDSEISSDALTDDSMSMTDSSVDGIPPYRIGSKKQLQREMHRSVKANGQVSLPHFPRTHRLPKEMTPVEPAAFAAELISRLEKLKQEQETMDSLEERLQQIKEDEEKEGSELPASLQGSREMANPQHPQHPLSLLPSGSYEEDPQAILDEHLSRVLKTPGCQSPGMGRHSPRARSPDRLPMGKLQPGAASPASCALVGKGFVTKQTTKHVHHHYIHHHTVPKTKEQIEAEAAQRVQCCCPAGSDYYCYPKCKGHTKSTDPPLPPLEPFGRTGTLPKRLGRGAESIALPAGDGGLPGPGGVQLPGGEADRAQNVWQWMLESERQNKHKPHSTQSTKKAYSSDFAKGAPGRHHPWGTGSHPRGVQPAHPFVQDPAMPPLTPPNTLAQLEEACRRLAEVSKPQKQRCSTSNQQRDRNHSAAILGGNTPFCNASLTTEDHKEPKKLPVVHTSQSSELVVTYFFCGEEIPYRRMLKAQSLTLGHFKEQLSKKGNYRYYFKKASDEFDCGAVFEEIWEDETILPMYEGRILGKVERID; this is encoded by the exons ATGAGCAGCGCTGTGGTCCTCACCCACCTCCCAGaccccagcagcagcttcaggGAAGACGCCCCTCGAccccctgtccctggggaggaaggagaagcaccATGCCCGCAACTCGCCAGCTCGTTTCTCCCCAAAAGCCAAAGCTTCAAGGCCATGCCGGTGCCTCCTGCCCCGCGGAGGAATGAGAACGGACTCGGGGAGCCGGAAGGCAGCGCATCTCCAGACTCCCCGCTGGCCAGATGGACCAAATCCTTGCATTCCTTGTTGGGAGATCAAGATGGTGCCTATCTTTTTCGGACCttcctggaaagggaaaaatgtgtGGATACCTTAGACTTCTGGTTTGCCTGCAATGGCTTCAGGCAGATGGACCTTAAGGATACCAAAACTTTAAGAGTAGCCAAAGCTATATACAAAAGGTACATCGAGAACAACAGCATCGTCTCCAAGCAGCTCAAGCCTGCTACCAAGACCTACATAAGGGATAGCATCAAGAAGCAGCAGATAGATTCTATCATGTTTGATCAGGCACAGACTGAGATTCAGACCGTGATGGAGGAAAATGCTTACCAGATGTTTTTAACTTCTGATATATACCTCGAATATGTAAGGAGTGGAGGAGAGAATCCTGCTTACATGAACAGCAATGGACTGGGGAGCTTAAAAGTTGTCTGTGGCTATCTCCCGACCTTGAATGAAGAAGAGGAATGGAGCTGtgcagactttaaaaacaaaatcttgccTTCGGTAGTTGGGCTATCCAGCAAGACGCTGAGGGTTACGGCGACCGTGAGAGCTACGGAAACGATCGAGAACGGCTACAG GTCCTTCAAGAGGAACGATCCCGTTAACCCGTACCATGTGAATTCTGGCTATGTTTTTGCCCCAGCAACCAGCGCGAACGATAGTGAAATATCTAGCGATGCCCTGACGGACGACTCCATGTCGATGACGGACAGCAGCGT AGATGGGATCCCCCCGTACAGAATTGGGAGCAAGAAGCAGCTCCAGCGGGAAATGCATCGGAGCGTCAAAGCCAACGGTCAAGTTTCTCTACCTCATTTTCCG AGGACCCACCGTCTTCCCAAGGAGATGACCCCGGTGGAGCCGGCTGCCTTCGCCGCGGAGCTCATTTCCCGGCTGGAGAAGCTGAAGCAGGAGCAGGAAACCATGGACAGTctggaggagaggctgcagcaAATCAAGGAG GACGAGGAGAAGGAGGGCTCGGAGCTCCCCGCCAGCCTGCAGGGCAGTCGGGAGATGGCGAACCCCCAGCATCCGCAGCACCCGCTCTCGCTCCTGCCCTCCGGCAGCTACGAGGAGGACCCCCAGGCCATCCTGGACGAGCATCTCTCTCGCGTGCTGAAGACCCCCGGCTGCCAGTCGCCCGGCATGGGCCGGCACAGCCCCCGCGCCCGCTCCCCCGACCGCCTGCCGATGGGCAAGCTGCAGCCCGGCGCGGCCTCGCCGGCCTCGTGCGCCCTGGTGGGTAAGGGATTCGTCACCAAGCAGACCACCAAGCACGTCCACCACCACTACATCCACCACCACACCGTGCCCAAGACGAAGGAGCAGATCGAAGCGGAGGCGGCTCAGCGGGTCCAGTGCTGCTGCCCGGCGGGCAGCGACTACTACTGCTACCCCAAGTGCAAGGGTCACACGAAAAGCACCgacccccctctccccccgcTGGAGCCCTTCGG CAGGACGGGCACGCTGCCGAAGAGGCTGGGCAGAGGAGCGGAGAGCATCGCCCTGCCGGCCGGGGAcggggggctgcccggccccggcggggtgcAGCTACCGGGGGGCGAGGCGGACCGGGCGCAGAACGTCTGGCAGTGGATGCTGGAGAGCGAGAGGCAAAATAAGCACAAGCCCCATAG cACACAAAGCACAAAGAAGGCCTACAGCTCCGACTTCGCCAAGGGGGCCCCCGGCCGCCACCACCCGTGGGGGACGGGCAGCCACCCGCGTGGGGTGCAGCCCGCCCACCCCTTCGTCCAGGACCCCGCCATGCCCCCCCTCACCCCACCCAACACCCTGGCGCAGCTGGAGGAAGCGTGTCGCCGGCTCGCCGAGGTCTCCAAGCCGCAGAAGCAACG ATGTTCAACCTCAAATCAGCAGAGGGATCGAAACCACTCCGCTGCCATTCTGGGGGGAAACACCCCTTTCTGCAATGCAAGTCTAACGACAGAAGA tcaCAAAGAGCCAAAGAAACTGCCAGTTGTTCACACCTCTCAGTCAAGTGAGTTGGTTGTCACTTATTTTTTTTGCGGAGAAGAAATTCCCTACCGGAGGATGTTAAAGGCCCAGAGCCTGACACTTGGGCACTTTAAAGAGCAGCTGAGCAAAAAGGGAAATTACAG ATACTACTTCAAAAAAGCAAGCGACGAGTTTGACTGCGGTGCGGTGTTTGAAGAGATTTGGGAAGACGAAACCATCCTGCCGATGTACGAAGGAAGGATTCTTGGGAAAGTAGAAAGGATCGATTGA
- the AXIN2 gene encoding axin-2 isoform X2: MSSAVVLTHLPDPSSSFREDAPRPPVPGEEGEAPCPQLASSFLPKSQSFKAMPVPPAPRRNENGLGEPEGSASPDSPLARWTKSLHSLLGDQDGAYLFRTFLEREKCVDTLDFWFACNGFRQMDLKDTKTLRVAKAIYKRYIENNSIVSKQLKPATKTYIRDSIKKQQIDSIMFDQAQTEIQTVMEENAYQMFLTSDIYLEYVRSGGENPAYMNSNGLGSLKVVCGYLPTLNEEEEWSCADFKNKILPSVVGLSSKTLRVTATVRATETIENGYRSFKRNDPVNPYHVNSGYVFAPATSANDSEISSDALTDDSMSMTDSSVDGIPPYRIGSKKQLQREMHRSVKANGQVSLPHFPRTHRLPKEMTPVEPAAFAAELISRLEKLKQEQETMDSLEERLQQIKEDEEKEGSELPASLQGSREMANPQHPQHPLSLLPSGSYEEDPQAILDEHLSRVLKTPGCQSPGMGRHSPRARSPDRLPMGKLQPGAASPASCALVGKGFVTKQTTKHVHHHYIHHHTVPKTKEQIEAEAAQRVQCCCPAGSDYYCYPKCKGHTKSTDPPLPPLEPFGTGTLPKRLGRGAESIALPAGDGGLPGPGGVQLPGGEADRAQNVWQWMLESERQNKHKPHSTQSTKKAYSSDFAKGAPGRHHPWGTGSHPRGVQPAHPFVQDPAMPPLTPPNTLAQLEEACRRLAEVSKPQKQRCSTSNQQRDRNHSAAILGGNTPFCNASLTTEDHKEPKKLPVVHTSQSSELVVTYFFCGEEIPYRRMLKAQSLTLGHFKEQLSKKGNYRYYFKKASDEFDCGAVFEEIWEDETILPMYEGRILGKVERID, translated from the exons ATGAGCAGCGCTGTGGTCCTCACCCACCTCCCAGaccccagcagcagcttcaggGAAGACGCCCCTCGAccccctgtccctggggaggaaggagaagcaccATGCCCGCAACTCGCCAGCTCGTTTCTCCCCAAAAGCCAAAGCTTCAAGGCCATGCCGGTGCCTCCTGCCCCGCGGAGGAATGAGAACGGACTCGGGGAGCCGGAAGGCAGCGCATCTCCAGACTCCCCGCTGGCCAGATGGACCAAATCCTTGCATTCCTTGTTGGGAGATCAAGATGGTGCCTATCTTTTTCGGACCttcctggaaagggaaaaatgtgtGGATACCTTAGACTTCTGGTTTGCCTGCAATGGCTTCAGGCAGATGGACCTTAAGGATACCAAAACTTTAAGAGTAGCCAAAGCTATATACAAAAGGTACATCGAGAACAACAGCATCGTCTCCAAGCAGCTCAAGCCTGCTACCAAGACCTACATAAGGGATAGCATCAAGAAGCAGCAGATAGATTCTATCATGTTTGATCAGGCACAGACTGAGATTCAGACCGTGATGGAGGAAAATGCTTACCAGATGTTTTTAACTTCTGATATATACCTCGAATATGTAAGGAGTGGAGGAGAGAATCCTGCTTACATGAACAGCAATGGACTGGGGAGCTTAAAAGTTGTCTGTGGCTATCTCCCGACCTTGAATGAAGAAGAGGAATGGAGCTGtgcagactttaaaaacaaaatcttgccTTCGGTAGTTGGGCTATCCAGCAAGACGCTGAGGGTTACGGCGACCGTGAGAGCTACGGAAACGATCGAGAACGGCTACAG GTCCTTCAAGAGGAACGATCCCGTTAACCCGTACCATGTGAATTCTGGCTATGTTTTTGCCCCAGCAACCAGCGCGAACGATAGTGAAATATCTAGCGATGCCCTGACGGACGACTCCATGTCGATGACGGACAGCAGCGT AGATGGGATCCCCCCGTACAGAATTGGGAGCAAGAAGCAGCTCCAGCGGGAAATGCATCGGAGCGTCAAAGCCAACGGTCAAGTTTCTCTACCTCATTTTCCG AGGACCCACCGTCTTCCCAAGGAGATGACCCCGGTGGAGCCGGCTGCCTTCGCCGCGGAGCTCATTTCCCGGCTGGAGAAGCTGAAGCAGGAGCAGGAAACCATGGACAGTctggaggagaggctgcagcaAATCAAGGAG GACGAGGAGAAGGAGGGCTCGGAGCTCCCCGCCAGCCTGCAGGGCAGTCGGGAGATGGCGAACCCCCAGCATCCGCAGCACCCGCTCTCGCTCCTGCCCTCCGGCAGCTACGAGGAGGACCCCCAGGCCATCCTGGACGAGCATCTCTCTCGCGTGCTGAAGACCCCCGGCTGCCAGTCGCCCGGCATGGGCCGGCACAGCCCCCGCGCCCGCTCCCCCGACCGCCTGCCGATGGGCAAGCTGCAGCCCGGCGCGGCCTCGCCGGCCTCGTGCGCCCTGGTGGGTAAGGGATTCGTCACCAAGCAGACCACCAAGCACGTCCACCACCACTACATCCACCACCACACCGTGCCCAAGACGAAGGAGCAGATCGAAGCGGAGGCGGCTCAGCGGGTCCAGTGCTGCTGCCCGGCGGGCAGCGACTACTACTGCTACCCCAAGTGCAAGGGTCACACGAAAAGCACCgacccccctctccccccgcTGGAGCCCTTCGG GACGGGCACGCTGCCGAAGAGGCTGGGCAGAGGAGCGGAGAGCATCGCCCTGCCGGCCGGGGAcggggggctgcccggccccggcggggtgcAGCTACCGGGGGGCGAGGCGGACCGGGCGCAGAACGTCTGGCAGTGGATGCTGGAGAGCGAGAGGCAAAATAAGCACAAGCCCCATAG cACACAAAGCACAAAGAAGGCCTACAGCTCCGACTTCGCCAAGGGGGCCCCCGGCCGCCACCACCCGTGGGGGACGGGCAGCCACCCGCGTGGGGTGCAGCCCGCCCACCCCTTCGTCCAGGACCCCGCCATGCCCCCCCTCACCCCACCCAACACCCTGGCGCAGCTGGAGGAAGCGTGTCGCCGGCTCGCCGAGGTCTCCAAGCCGCAGAAGCAACG ATGTTCAACCTCAAATCAGCAGAGGGATCGAAACCACTCCGCTGCCATTCTGGGGGGAAACACCCCTTTCTGCAATGCAAGTCTAACGACAGAAGA tcaCAAAGAGCCAAAGAAACTGCCAGTTGTTCACACCTCTCAGTCAAGTGAGTTGGTTGTCACTTATTTTTTTTGCGGAGAAGAAATTCCCTACCGGAGGATGTTAAAGGCCCAGAGCCTGACACTTGGGCACTTTAAAGAGCAGCTGAGCAAAAAGGGAAATTACAG ATACTACTTCAAAAAAGCAAGCGACGAGTTTGACTGCGGTGCGGTGTTTGAAGAGATTTGGGAAGACGAAACCATCCTGCCGATGTACGAAGGAAGGATTCTTGGGAAAGTAGAAAGGATCGATTGA